The Thalassoroseus pseudoceratinae genome has a segment encoding these proteins:
- a CDS encoding coiled-coil domain-containing protein, protein MLIPNLKTITSITFVMIMFAGDLGIVHGQSENWDEYYRNLQRNRQQYQSRQRDWYRERQNEYRRRSVEPRENADGARFVVQDPTYEPGYYDVQLPNGETIRMQIQRTEQDGPRLRAWGRDDYSQAEDIAHELEEALEDVEDRLTDINHPLRRDVHRVHDQARDLENQFDNQSSLDEIQRKYASFDEAWHHVVHDLQRSDRLDDRLRRSIEKATVADEDLHRMLNAPEGVPRHGYDRPRAALLLDRIVQTLGQLQKELSRNRSRNSRDIARQTDRALRSAQSLQRLVDDGQRLRLLVREYENFDQNLHAVSEAVRRARVDNRIREIEGALSQLDAALHRELRLETPILTTRRQILELAGQIKGDSAELSEEYRYDLRRQNGGLIDLAEDFEREAGQLADRINDHNEGSDLVRNALRASTESWQRLERAMRRANGITQHTLVEYEQLESKFDLLRRSLERLRR, encoded by the coding sequence ATGTTGATTCCCAACCTCAAGACGATCACGTCCATTACTTTCGTGATGATCATGTTCGCGGGCGACCTGGGAATAGTTCACGGACAATCCGAGAATTGGGACGAATACTACCGAAACCTGCAGCGGAATCGGCAGCAATATCAGTCGCGTCAGCGGGATTGGTATCGTGAACGGCAAAACGAGTACCGGAGGCGTTCGGTGGAACCGCGGGAGAACGCCGATGGTGCACGCTTCGTAGTTCAGGACCCGACTTATGAACCAGGGTACTACGATGTACAACTTCCGAATGGCGAAACCATCCGCATGCAGATTCAGCGTACGGAGCAAGACGGACCGAGATTACGCGCATGGGGACGCGACGACTACTCGCAAGCTGAGGACATCGCTCACGAATTGGAAGAAGCGCTAGAAGATGTCGAGGATCGTTTGACGGACATCAATCACCCGCTCCGACGAGACGTCCATCGGGTTCATGATCAAGCCAGGGATTTAGAGAATCAGTTCGACAATCAGTCGTCGCTAGATGAAATCCAACGAAAATATGCGTCCTTTGATGAAGCCTGGCATCACGTTGTCCATGACCTGCAACGCTCGGATCGGCTCGACGACCGGCTTCGGCGATCCATTGAGAAGGCCACCGTGGCGGACGAAGATTTGCATCGTATGTTGAACGCTCCCGAAGGGGTTCCGCGGCATGGTTATGATCGTCCGCGTGCCGCCCTGCTCCTCGATCGCATCGTGCAAACGCTGGGACAGCTTCAAAAAGAACTAAGTCGAAACCGCAGTCGCAACAGTCGGGACATCGCTCGACAAACGGATCGAGCATTGAGGTCCGCTCAATCGCTACAAAGATTGGTTGACGACGGTCAACGTCTCCGATTGTTGGTGCGGGAGTACGAAAATTTCGATCAGAACCTGCATGCCGTTTCGGAAGCGGTGCGACGAGCGCGGGTGGACAATCGGATTCGAGAGATCGAGGGGGCCTTGTCGCAACTCGATGCCGCCCTTCATCGGGAGCTTCGATTGGAAACTCCCATTCTCACCACGCGGCGACAAATTCTTGAGCTTGCCGGTCAGATCAAAGGGGATTCCGCTGAACTCTCCGAAGAATACCGATACGACCTTCGTCGACAAAACGGCGGTTTGATCGATCTCGCGGAAGACTTCGAACGCGAAGCCGGTCAGTTGGCGGATCGGATCAACGATCACAACGAAGGTTCCGACTTGGTTCGAAATGCGTTGCGGGCATCAACCGAGTCTTGGCAACGGTTGGAGCGAGCCATGCGTCGTGCGAACGGAATCACTCAGCACACGCTGGTGGAGTATGAACAGTTGGAGTCAAAATTTGACCTGCTACGCCGAAGCCTTGAGCGATTGAGACGGTAG